The Halobaculum magnesiiphilum genome contains the following window.
ACTTCCTGTCCTTCCTCGAGATCGGGACCGCCGACGTCCTCCATGTGGAAGAAGACGTCGTCGTCCGCGTCCTCGGTTTCGATGAATCCGTAACCGCCAGTGTCGTTGAAGAATGCGACCGTGCCTTTCGCCATTCGCGTGTACCTCGTCCCACAGTGAGGCGACTTCGGTATTTATATCTGTGGGTCGATGTGGCACGACACCACCCCCGACGGGCTCGACACCGCGGCCCCGGAGGGTTGCGATCCGGCCGCGGTCAGCCGTAACGCTGATTACACACAACGGGGTTAGTCAACACTGCCTGCGGACGGCCGTCCCGTCGTGTGCCTCTCTCATCCCCCCCAGGTACGACGTGGCCCCCGCGGGCACTTTTCACACCGAGTTCGGATCGAGCGTCTAGCCGTCGCCGTAGCGTGAGGCGATTGGGACGTGTTCGCGCCGACGGTCGACACCTTCGGGCTCGGAACGTTCGCTACCCGTCGCCGACCGCCGGAACCGCCTTCCGTCCGTACCGGATCACGCCCTCCTGTTCGTAGATCCGCCTGAATACGGCGCGAACCGGGTCGCCCGCCGCGACCGACTCGGGGTCGGCGTCCGCGACCTGCATGGGCACGCTCGCAGCCGTCCCCCCGCGCTCGAACCGGACGATCGCGACCGCGTAGTCGCCGCCCCGCTCGGCCTGGCGGGCGAACTCGGGGGGCGCCCCGTCGGGAGAGACGCCGGTCACGGTCTCGACGGTACCCTCCGAGGGAAGCCCCACCGACTCGTAGTCGACCAGTTCATGACAGTCCGGACACGCGTCCTCCGGCGGGAACGCGAGCCCACCGCAGTCGGGACAGCGACCCGCCCGGAGGCGATAGCGCGCGGGGATCGACCGTCGCCACGTCGGGACCGACACCGCCGCGCCGCCGCCCGCCGGCGGATCGTCGCTCGCGATCTCGCCGCGGCGTCGCAGCGCCACCGCGTACGACAGCTCACGGTCGGCGTCGAGGTCGCCCTCGACGGGCGCGAGCCCGTCGACGAGGAGCGCGTCGGCGCCGGCGCCGCTGCCCCAGCCGACGACGAGCGTCCGGGTCGCGCCCTCCCGAAGCGCCGCCGTCAGGCCGA
Protein-coding sequences here:
- a CDS encoding cold-shock protein, encoding MAKGTVAFFNDTGGYGFIETEDADDDVFFHMEDVGGPDLEEGQEVEFDIEEAEKGPRATNLQRL